The Oncorhynchus tshawytscha isolate Ot180627B unplaced genomic scaffold, Otsh_v2.0 Un_contig_4051_pilon_pilon, whole genome shotgun sequence genome includes the window GCacatccttggacactgtgctatctaacctccaaacgagcttcagtgccatacaacactccttccgtggcctccaactgctcttaaacgctagtaaaaccaaatgcctgcttttcaactgttcgctgcctgcacccgcacgcctaaccagcatcaccaccctggatggttccgaccttgaatatgtggacatctataagtacctaggtgtctggctagactgtaaactctccttccagactcatatcaaacatctccaatcgaaaatcaaatcaagagtcggctttctattccgcaacaaagcctccttcactcacgccgccaaacttaccctagtaaaactgactatcctaccgatcctcgacttcggcgatgtcatgtacaaaattgcttccaacactctactcagcaaactggatgcagtttatcatagtgccatccgttttgtcactaaagcaccttataccacccaccactgcgacttgtatgctctagtcggctggccctcgctacatattcgtcgccagacccactggctccaggtcatctacaagtccatgctaggtaaagctccaccttatctcagttcactggtcacgatggcaacacccatccgtagcacgcgctccagcaggtgtatctcactgatcatcactaaagccaacacctcatttggccgcctttcgttccatggtaaatagcccatccatttttacctacctcatccccatactgtttttatttatttacttttctgcttttttgcacaccaatatctctacctgtacatgaccatctgatcatttatcactccagtgttaatctgcaaaattgtaatcattcgcccacctcctcatgccttttgcacacaatgtatatagactctcttttttttctactgtgttattgacttgttaattgtttactccatgtgtaattctgtgttgtctgttcacactgctatgctttatcttggccaggtcgcagttgcaaatgagaacttgttctcaactagcctacctggttaaataaaggtgaaataaaaaataaaaaactgtatTTTGGAAACATACAAGCTTATAATGGTGATGCTGTTATATTGGTGATGAAGCTGGTCAAGCTGGTCTGACCACGTCCAACAGTTTGGGTCTTATTTAGTGTTATTtctaaccctggcagtcattctggaTGCATATTGTGTGAGAAGAAAAGTTCAAAATGGTTGATATCCCCACTCTGGCTAGATTCTGATAGGAATTAAACATCCCTTTTCAAGCCACATGACGTGACTTGATTATGGTGACTGGCTTATGTTGGTCACCATCAAAAACACACTGAAGTCTGGTCATCACAAAAAGACAACAAAGAGACCACGGAAACTAAgcaaaggctggtcaccagcatcCTCAACAGGCTCTTCCTGGTCTAGGCTGTTTTTCTCAGCAGAGGAGGCCATCATCTTTACCCACGTGAATACTCTACACCTCAATTATTGATCACACAGCgcttgtgatgtactgtaggttgaCATAGCAAACATACAGGCCTAAAGAAAGTCTACAcctccattttgttgtgttacaaagtgggcttgaaatagatttaattgtattgtttttgtcattgatctacacaaaataatccattaatactccataatgtcaaagtaaaaAAACGAATCTGAAatgttttacaaattaataacaaTTAATTAACTACAATATAGTTGTTGCGTAAGTAGTAGAAGTAAaatgtggcttaacaaatcacataaattccatggactcactctgtgtgaaataatagggggttgacccttcctctgtcccccatacatacattggcggatttaggtataggcgacatgggcagccgccCAGGACATCTGGGCGGGttccctgattctagtttgtgagctaggcaggctactgcctgggaaggtaaACCTCTCAGAcgtacgagatggggaggggggtgggTTGACCTccggtctccccactggaagcccgaggtagggggagttggggaatctatcaaatagcgcacctctaactttgtacagtactaatgcaattagtggtgacatttagtttgtgtgtttcttgtttgaagtgcAATAATCAGGATCTCTTCTTTATAAGTGTGTTATTctatgtatgtatttgtgtgaTACAGGATTTGTGCAATTTAGCTTTATTTGTGTGGGGTTTGTTAGAAATAGGGTAATAGTGTAAAAATTCAAGtctcttttttatttgtatttatatactacaatttgtttctatttCTATTGGTCTTTGCTACTTCTTTTTGAAATGTATAGTTTTacatgttatgattatttatttgtgttgttccaaatgtctgaataaaaatgacagttagtgcagaatggtgGGGGGGGCATTGAAGGGGAGGTTTGCcaagggagccatacaagctagaaccgccactgtaTACATACagcatctgtaaggtccctcagtcaagtattgaatttcaagcacagactcAACTATACAGACCAGGGAGCTTTACAAAAGCCTCATAATGGAGGGTAGTGATTGGTAATTGGGTGACAATGACAAATCAGGTATTGAATCTCTCTttcatttaacatttatttaactaaagtgtaattaaaatttaggacaaaacaaacatcacgataagagagacaccacaacactatatagagacttaagacaacaacagcatggcagcatcacatgaaaacacagcatggtagcaacacaacatgacaacaacatgttagcaacacaacatggcagcagcacagcatggtagcagcacaaaacatggtacaaacattattgggcagacaacagcacaaggggcaagaaggtagagacaacaatacatcacgtgaagcagccacaactgtcagtaagagtgtccatgattgagtctttgaatgaagagaatgAAGCATGGTCAcattaataattatgctgtggatgatgttttaaaccacccagacacaacaAAGATACATtggtccttctgaactgagctgcaggacaggaaggaaactggttagtcattttaaaacagctagagttcaatggctgtgatgggagaaaactgaggatggatcaacaacattgtagtgactccacaataatgacctgaATTACAGAGTAAAAATAATTATAAAATGTACAGAACAGAATATGACAAAACATGCatatgtatgcaacaaggcaACAAACTGAACACAGCAACGGAATACAcgttttggcctaaatgcaaagccttatgtttggggaaaatccaacaacacatcactgagtaactgcctccttattaaagcatggtggtggctgcatcatggtatgggtatgcttgacattggcaaagactggggagtttttcaggatgaaaagaaacaGGATGAAGCTAAgtacaggaaaaatcctagaggacaaCCTAATCAGTCTGCTTCACACCAgccactgggagaggaattcacctttcaacaggactaAGACAAATCTACACTGATTGGTTACTGTCACGGTCGTCAaaatgaggagaccaaggcgcagcgtggtaagtgaaCATAACTCTTTAATTaaagagagaacactgaacagaacTAAACAACAAAACGTGAGgcaatatggctagtgcagaacaggcaactaaacatagaataacaacctacaaaatacccaaggaatatggctacctcaatatggtccccaatcagagacaacgataaacagctgcctctgattgagaacaaatCTAGGCAACcttagacatataaacacctagactagacaacccctagacatacaaaaatcctagacaatacaaaaactaaacaaaccacccttgtcacaatctgacctaaccaaataataaaggaaacaaagataactaaggtcagggagtgacagttaccaagaagacagtgaatgttcctgagtggccaacaGTTTTGAGTTaagtctgcttgaaaatctatggcaacactTGCAAATTGCGGTCTTGCCATGATCCACAACATCTTTACACAAACTATAGGACCTAGTGTGGCCTAGCCTAAACCACAAAAACCATCCCAAGACCATTATTTCTCCCCCagcaaactttatagttggcaatatgcattctggcaggtagcgttcacttggcatccgccaaacccagattcatccgtcggactgccacctcaattacctcgactaacctgtgccccccccacacacacacacacacacacacattgacactgtaccggtaccccctcgaaatagcctcgctactgttattttactgctgctctttaaatattttttattttttacttatcaaTTTTTTACTTAATACTTATTTatttcaactgcattgttggttaaggacttgttgtatttggcgcatataCACTTTGTAAACTTTGTAAATActatgtgaagaaatccaagttGGGTGTGgactttctataggcactgtTTGTATTTCAAAATGTAAACATGGCAAATGCATATTACAATGTAAACACAGAAAACATGAGAAGAACAAAGGAATGATCTTTGTCATCAGGTGATCTCTCTGACGGACACCCTCAAGTCTTTGTTAAACAGGTGGAACAGGAAGCCATCATTGGTGAAAGGTATGTGCAGGGCTATAAAAGCTCAAAGTCTTGCAAGGGGACAATTGAAGTCTGGTGTACAACCAAACGTATACTGTAGATCTACAAAGACATCATGAGAGTCACTGCAGCCGTCCTATTGGTCCTCTGTCTCCTGGCCATCAGTCATGGTAAGTTACCATCATCTGAAACATGCTTGATCAACTTGAAATTGATCATCAAGTTCGCTCCGTAATGTCATCCTACTTGTTGTCTGTGTGCTCTACTCATGTCTTTGTCTCCATAGCCTGGGACTGTCAGCCTGTAGTAAACATCAAGAATCTGATGCAGATCGATGCAGGACTGGGGCAAGTGGTTGCAACAGACACAAGTCAAATCCCCTACTACCTGGTAGGTGATAAATGGATCCGCCTGCCTGGTTCCCTGAAGCATATCACAGTAGGACCAGCAGGGATCTGGGGTGTCAACAAGGACTATGCAATCTACAAGTATGTGGCCGGTAACTGGGTGCAAGCTGCAGGTTAGTGGAGAGAATTACTCAATATTTATCCAGATGACACCTTCTTTCATCAGGCTGTTGAAAAAAACAGTCGGTCATTTGGCAGTACTCACAGATATGTGCTCCTTGTTTgcttgtccgtctgtctgtctctctttgtggtCTTCAGGCCTTCTGAAACAGTTGGATGCTGGAGGTGAACAGTTTATTGTGGGGGCCAACATGGACGATACTCCATTCTGTCTGACACGTAGTGCCACAGTTGGCTACAAGGGTCCAGGCTCACCTCTTCCATGGACAGGATTGCCAGGAGCTGTGAAGTACTACAGCTGTGGACCCTTTGGCTGCTGGGCAGTCAACAAGAATGATGATATCTTCTTAATGAGTGTAAGATCTGGGAAAGAGTGTGAGAGCTGGAGCAGAGtagtagaggatggagagtgtcaGTTATTTTAAATCTGTTTCATATTATATCTGTTGTAATTGTCCTAAAACACTGATTGAATCTGTTTGTTTCCAGCTGAATCAAGACTGTCAAAACAACGGGTGGAGTCACATAGACGGCAAGCTTTCCATGATTGAGGTGGCAACTGATGGTCGTGTCTTTGGGGTCAACTCTGCGGGTATTGTTTATACCAGGTAAGGTTACTACTGAATTATGTGTATAATAATGGTATACCTTTAATTATAATTATTATCCTTACTGTACATGCTTTGTGAAGCTCTTTACACAACAACTAAAATACTGTAGATACATGAATAAAATCAGTCTAATATAATCAGATCTAAACTTATAGGACTTATAAAGAAATGTGTAGACATTGTACGATAAAGTATGTAGAAGTGGTATGTCCTGTAAAGCTACAGTTTGGGATAAAAACAACAACTTCCCAGACACCCCACCacttgttttggtaaacagctcaGGAATGTAGTTAGAGacatgtaaccactctcaaattcatacatGGAGCTACGGATGCAAAGACAGATCAattatttgttaaaaaaaaatgtaacatgttttttaaagctatacattgtttgtttacaaTAACATTGTGTTCAAACTATTGAGTAAACGCTTAAATTTTTGCTTATTTTGTGGTTGAATAAAGCTCAAGAGGCAGATGTTATATTCTTCCTAAATCTATGGCTATATTCAGTTATTacagtccaaaaatggatgtagttaAAGAAATGGATAAGCTTAAAAACATGAACCCCTTTCTTCAACACAGAGACGGCATCACAGCCAGTAAACCAGAGGGCACTGGATGGAGCAATGTCCCAATGTCCATGCTCATGGGCCACGTGACCTATGACCTGGGACGTCTTTGGGTGGTCTCCAAGTCTGGAGTCACCATGGTGTGCACACCTTAGCCTCTCCTCTGCGTCTGAATGCCGTTCGGGATCTGTCTAAAGTTCACTTGCTAACTCATTGATATCTCTTTCTGGAACAGCCTTCTGCTTGAGAATGCCCAACATTAGTTCATAAGAATCCTTCATTCTAAAACCTACTACTAACTAACTATACTTTTCAGTACTTTATCTCTGTCAATAGTAATCACTGATCTTAATGATCTTGCTTCAGAGGTTATTCATAGAGATGGATGGAATCCTTTTTAATGCTTATTATCTCATTATATAATCATTTCCCGCAAAAATAAAGCATTCAGTTTGAAGCTATTGTAATTTCCGTGTTTCTTTGTTTTCATATTGAACAGGGGATTTTAGTTGCTCTGCCAGTgatgattttagcatgtacatcttaGTGGGGCAAACTCAACAAATTGTTTGAGATGCattccagcaaagccactacacaacacaacattaaaccagtggtggaaaaagtacttcattgtcatacttgagtaaaagtcaagataccttaataggaaacgactcaagtaaaagtgaaagtcaccaagtaaaatactacttgattaaaagtcgaaaagtatttggtttgaaatatacttaagtactaaaagtaaatggaattgctacaaatgtacataagtatcaaaagtaaaagtaaaaattccTTATTTTAAGTAAACCAGAcaacacaataaaaaaatgtacagaTCGCTAGGGGCATACTCTAACACTCAGACAACATTTATAAACgatgcatgtgtgtttagtgagtccaccagatcagaggcagtaaggatgaccagggatgttctctgataAGGGTGTGAATCGAACCATTTACTTTTGGGTGCCAGAGaatatgtatggagtaaaaagtacattgctTTTTTTAGgattgtagtgaagtaaaagtacaagttggcaaaaatataaattgtaaagtacagataccaaaaaaatgacttaagtaccGGTAGTAcattaaagtactttacaccactgcattaaAGAATCCATTAATTGCAGTATAAGGGTGACAGACAGTGCCCACATACTGTTAGGGCCCACATAAAGCTATCCAGACAGCAGAGCTTTCCTTTCTGCACCAATCCTTACCACCAATACACCTGACTATCAGCGGAGCctggcaacctggtctcagagaaaatagtattctgtatgtaaatccgagaccactatttagtatgatatgttacaaccGAATGTTAGCTAGACGGCTAATGTTAGATAGGCTAGGTTAGGGATTAAGGATTAAGTTtcggagttaggttaaagggttaaggttaggggaagggttagctaaaaggtttaaggttaggggaagggttagctaacatattAAGTAGTTGTGAAGTACCTAATAAATAGTAAGTAGTtgaagttgctaattagctaaattgCTAAAGTTagccgtgatgagattcaaacgcgttatacgcccacccatccacccagacTTTAGTAATCATATGTCAAACCAaacctaacatatcatactaatttgagtgtcccagacTTACgtttatgagaccaggctgagcaTCGTCTGGCAGCAATACAGTTAATTCGGCATAATTCACTGCATTTTATAAAAACAGCTGATATGGCAGAATCTACGGATTCCTTGTGGATTTGTGTAACTCGATAATCACATTCTGCGTCAATAAAAGTGAATGCCGACATGAGTTTAGACTTTTGAACCATACAAACATTACATTTATGTTTGTTCTGATCATTAGCAAACGAGCTGCGACGTGGTAGGCATATTCCTTCAGTACTTTCAAAATGGACACCGCCAGAAATTCAGATGTTATTTCAGATAAATTCAGCAATGTGATGAGTCCTTAACTTCACTCTTCTTTAAatcatgacagacagagagagagagagagagagagagagagagagagagagagagagggagtgagagtgagTTAGGCATTTGTGGTCTAAAAAGGAAGGAAAATAAATTCACGAGGCTCCTATTATAggctatatagagagagagacccatgtAATGGGTctcatgtatgtatatatatctctctctcgacTCACAGACAGCGCATTGAGCAAACAAAACAACCCTTGCAAAATCAACTGGAATTACATGGGTCTGTTAATGAACATTTTgttgaaaacaaatatttgaatggaaagagactgtcactggcaaacatggttacagacccaacaacatgatatagtatccctcctcatggttacagacccaacaacattatatagtatccctcctcatggttacagacccaacaacatgatatagtatccctcctcatggttacagacccaacaacatgatatagtatccctcctcatggttacagacccaacaacatgatatagtatccctcctcatggttacagacccaacaacattatatagtatccctcctcatggttacagacccaacaacattatatagtatcccctcctcatggttacagacccaacaacattatatagtatccctcctcatggttacagacccaacaacattatatagtatccctcctcatggttacagacccaacaacattatatagtatcccctcctcatggttacagacccaacaacattatatagtatcccctcctcatggttacagaccaaacaacatgatatagtatcccctcctcatggttacagacccaacaacataatatagtatcccctcctcgtggttacagacccaacaacattatatagtatccctcctcatggttacagacccaacaacattatatagtatcccctcctcatggttacagacccaacaacattatatagtatccctcctcatggttacagacccaacaacattatatagtatcccctcctcatggttacagacccaacaacattatatagtatcccctcctcatggttacagacccaacaacattatatagtatcccctcctcatggttacagacccaacaacattatatagtatcccctcctcatggttacagacccaacaacattatatagtatcccctcctcatggttacagacccaacaacattatatagtatcccctcctcatggttacagacccaacaacattatatagtatcccctcctcatggttacagacccaacaacattatatagtatcacctcctcatggttacagacccaacaacattatatagtatcccctcctcatggttacagacccaacaacattatatagtatcccctcctcatggttacagacccaacaacattatatagtatcccctcctcatggttacag containing:
- the LOC112248046 gene encoding fish-egg lectin-like; this translates as MRVTAAVLLVLCLLAISHAWDCQPVVNIKNLMQIDAGLGQVVATDTSQIPYYLVGDKWIRLPGSLKHITVGPAGIWGVNKDYAIYKYVAGNWVQAAGLLKQLDAGGEQFIVGANMDDTPFCLTRSATVGYKGPGSPLPWTGLPGAVKYYSCGPFGCWAVNKNDDIFLMSLNQDCQNNGWSHIDGKLSMIEVATDGRVFGVNSAGIVYTRDGITASKPEGTGWSNVPMSMLMGHVTYDLGRLWVVSKSGVTMVCTP